A part of Escherichia marmotae genomic DNA contains:
- the yeiG gene encoding S-formylglutathione hydrolase: MEMLEEHRCFEGWQQRWRHDSSTLNCPMTFSIFLPPPRDNAPPPVLYWLSGLTCNDENFATKAGAQRVAAELGIVLVMPDTSPRGEHVANDDGYDLGQGAGFYLNATQPPWAAHYRMYDYLRDELPALIQSQFNVSNRCAISGHSMGGHGALIMALKNPGKYTSVSAFAPIVNPCSVSWGIKAFSTYLGEDKNDWVAWDSCALMYASNAQDAIPTLIDQGDNDQFLADQLQPAVLAEAARQKAWPMTLRIQPGYDHSYYFIASFIEDHLRFHAQYLLK; encoded by the coding sequence ATGGAAATGCTCGAAGAGCATCGCTGTTTTGAAGGCTGGCAGCAACGCTGGCGACATGACTCCAGTACCTTAAACTGCCCGATGACGTTCAGTATCTTTCTCCCACCGCCCCGCGATAACGCCCCGCCGCCGGTGCTGTACTGGCTTTCAGGCTTAACCTGTAATGATGAAAACTTCGCCACCAAAGCAGGTGCCCAGCGCGTGGCGGCAGAACTGGGGATTGTACTGGTAATGCCAGACACCAGCCCGCGTGGCGAACATGTTGCCAATGACGACGGCTATGATTTAGGCCAGGGTGCCGGGTTTTATCTTAACGCCACGCAACCGCCGTGGGCGGCACATTACCGGATGTATGATTATCTGCGTGATGAATTACCAGCACTGATTCAGTCGCAATTTAACGTCAGCAATCGCTGCGCCATCAGCGGCCATTCGATGGGAGGTCATGGTGCTCTGATTATGGCGCTGAAAAATCCGGGCAAATATACCAGCGTTTCCGCCTTTGCGCCGATTGTGAATCCGTGCAGCGTTTCGTGGGGAATCAAAGCATTTAGCACCTATCTGGGTGAGGATAAAAATGACTGGGTGGCATGGGACAGTTGTGCGCTGATGTACGCCAGCAATGCGCAGGATGCGATCCCGACGCTGATTGATCAGGGTGATAACGATCAGTTTCTTGCCGACCAGTTACAACCCGCCGTGTTGGCAGAAGCCGCGCGCCAGAAAGCGTGGCCGATGACGCTGCGTATTCAGCCGGGTTATGATCACAGCTATTACTTCATTGCTTCTTTTATAGAGGATCATCTGCGCTTCCATGCGCAGTATTTACTGAAGTGA
- the folE gene encoding GTP cyclohydrolase I FolE translates to MPSLSKEAALVHEALVARGLETPLRPPVHEMDNETRKSLIAGHMTEIMQLLNLDLADDSLMETPHRIAKMYVDEIFSGLDYANFPKITLIENKMKVDEMVTVRDITLTSTCEHHFVTIDGKATVAYIPKDSVIGLSKINRIVQFFAQRPQVQERLTQQILIALQTLLGTNNVAVSIDAVHYCVKARGIRDATSATTTTSLGGLFKSSQNTRHEFLRAVRHHN, encoded by the coding sequence ATGCCATCACTCAGTAAAGAAGCGGCCCTGGTTCATGAAGCGTTGGTTGCGCGAGGACTTGAAACACCGCTACGCCCGCCCGTGCATGAAATGGATAACGAAACGCGCAAAAGCCTTATTGCCGGTCATATGACCGAAATCATGCAGTTATTGAATCTCGACCTGGCTGATGACAGTTTGATGGAAACGCCGCATCGCATCGCCAAAATGTATGTCGATGAAATTTTCTCCGGTCTGGATTACGCCAACTTCCCGAAAATCACCCTCATTGAAAATAAAATGAAGGTCGATGAAATGGTCACCGTGCGCGATATCACCCTGACCAGCACTTGTGAACACCATTTTGTCACTATTGATGGCAAAGCGACGGTGGCCTACATCCCGAAAGATTCGGTCATCGGCCTGTCGAAAATTAACCGCATTGTGCAGTTCTTTGCCCAGCGTCCGCAGGTACAGGAACGTCTGACCCAGCAAATTCTCATTGCGCTACAAACGCTGCTGGGCACCAATAACGTGGCGGTCTCTATCGACGCGGTGCATTACTGCGTAAAAGCGCGTGGTATTCGCGACGCGACCAGCGCCACGACAACGACTTCCCTCGGTGGTTTGTTCAAATCCAGTCAGAATACGCGCCACGAATTTTTGCGCGCTGTGCGTCATCACAACTGA
- the lysP gene encoding lysine-specific permease, with the protein MVSETKTTEAPGLRRELKARHLTMIAIGGSIGTGLFVASGATISQAGPGGALLSYILIGLMVYFLMTSLGELAAYMPVSGSFATYGQNYVEEGFGFALGWNYWYNWAVTIAVDLVAAQLVMSWWFPDVPGWIWSALFLGVIFLLNYISVRGFGEAEYWFSLIKVTTVIIFIAVGVMMIFGIFKGAQPAGWSNWTIGEAPFAGGFAAMIGVAMIVGFSFQGTELIGIAAGESEEPGKNIPRAVRQVFWRILLFYVFAILIISLIIPYTDPSLLRNDVKDISVSPFTLVFQHAGLLSAAAVMNAVILTAVLSAGNSGMYASTRMLYTLACDGKAPRIFSKLSRGGVPRNALYATTVIAGLCFLTSMFGNQTVYLWLLNTSGMTGFIAWLGIAISHYRFRRGYVLQGHDINDLPYRSGFFPLGPIFAFVLCLIITLGQNYEAFLKDTIDWGGVAATYIGIPLFLAIWFGYKLIKGTHFVRYSEMKFPQNDNK; encoded by the coding sequence ATGGTTTCCGAAACTAAAACCACAGAAGCGCCGGGCTTACGCCGTGAATTAAAGGCGCGTCACCTGACGATGATTGCCATTGGTGGCTCCATCGGTACGGGTCTTTTTGTTGCCTCTGGTGCAACGATTTCTCAGGCAGGTCCGGGCGGGGCGCTGCTCTCGTATATTTTGATTGGCCTGATGGTCTACTTCCTGATGACCAGTCTTGGCGAACTGGCGGCGTATATGCCAGTTTCTGGTTCGTTTGCGACTTACGGTCAGAACTATGTAGAAGAGGGCTTTGGCTTCGCGCTGGGCTGGAACTACTGGTACAACTGGGCGGTAACTATCGCTGTTGATCTGGTGGCCGCGCAGTTGGTAATGAGCTGGTGGTTCCCGGATGTCCCTGGTTGGATCTGGAGTGCGCTGTTCCTCGGCGTTATCTTCCTGCTGAATTACATTTCGGTCAGAGGCTTTGGTGAAGCGGAGTACTGGTTCTCACTGATCAAAGTTACGACCGTGATTATCTTTATCGCCGTTGGCGTGATGATGATTTTCGGTATCTTCAAAGGTGCACAGCCTGCTGGCTGGAGTAACTGGACGATAGGCGAGGCACCGTTTGCCGGTGGTTTTGCGGCGATGATCGGTGTGGCGATGATTGTCGGCTTCTCCTTCCAGGGAACCGAACTGATTGGTATTGCGGCGGGTGAATCTGAAGAGCCGGGGAAAAATATTCCGCGTGCGGTACGTCAGGTGTTCTGGCGAATTCTGCTGTTCTATGTATTCGCGATCCTGATCATCAGCTTGATCATTCCGTACACCGATCCAAGTCTGTTACGCAATGATGTGAAAGACATCAGCGTCAGCCCGTTCACGCTGGTGTTCCAGCACGCAGGACTGCTTTCTGCGGCGGCGGTGATGAACGCGGTTATTCTGACAGCAGTACTGTCAGCGGGTAACTCCGGTATGTACGCGTCTACCCGTATGCTGTACACCCTGGCGTGCGATGGCAAAGCGCCGCGTATTTTCTCTAAACTGTCGCGCGGCGGTGTACCACGTAATGCGCTATATGCCACGACGGTTATTGCCGGTCTGTGCTTCCTGACCTCCATGTTTGGTAACCAGACGGTGTATCTGTGGCTGCTGAATACCTCCGGGATGACCGGCTTTATCGCCTGGCTGGGGATTGCTATCAGTCACTATCGTTTCCGTCGCGGCTATGTATTGCAGGGACACGATATTAACGACCTGCCGTATCGTTCGGGCTTCTTCCCGCTGGGACCGATCTTCGCCTTTGTGCTGTGCCTGATTATCACTCTGGGCCAGAACTACGAAGCGTTCCTGAAAGATACCATCGACTGGGGCGGCGTAGCGGCAACGTATATCGGTATCCCGCTGTTCCTGGCCATCTGGTTTGGTTACAAGTTGATTAAAGGAACTCACTTCGTGCGTTACAGCGAAATGAAGTTCCCACAGAACGACAATAAATAA
- the yieE gene encoding DNA-binding transcriptional regulator YeiE translates to MHITLRQLEVFAEVLKSGSTTQASVMLALSQSAVSAALTDLEGQLGVQLFDRVGKRLVVNEHGRLLYPRALALLEQAVEIEQLFREDNGAIRVYASSTIGNYILPAVIARYRHDYPQLPIELSVGNSQDVMQAVLDFRVDIGFIEGPCHSTEIISEPWLEDELVVFASPTSPLAHGPVTLEQLAAAPWILRERGSGTREIVDYLLLSHLPKFEMAMELGNSEAIKHAVRHGLGISCLSRRVIEEQLQAGSLREVAVPLPRLMRTLWRIHHRQKHLSNALMRFLDYCNPANLPR, encoded by the coding sequence ATGCACATCACCCTCCGACAGTTGGAAGTTTTTGCAGAAGTATTGAAAAGTGGATCCACCACCCAGGCGTCGGTGATGCTGGCGTTGTCGCAATCAGCAGTGAGCGCAGCCTTGACCGACCTGGAAGGGCAGCTTGGCGTGCAACTGTTTGATCGCGTGGGGAAAAGACTGGTTGTTAATGAACACGGACGGCTGCTTTATCCGCGCGCGCTGGCGCTGCTGGAACAGGCTGTTGAAATTGAACAACTGTTTCGCGAAGACAACGGCGCGATTCGTGTCTATGCCAGTAGCACCATCGGCAATTACATTTTACCCGCTGTTATCGCCCGTTATCGCCATGATTACCCGCAGTTGCCGATTGAACTTAGCGTTGGTAACAGCCAGGACGTGATGCAGGCGGTGCTGGATTTCCGCGTTGATATTGGCTTTATTGAAGGGCCGTGCCACAGCACTGAAATCATTTCTGAACCTTGGCTGGAAGACGAACTGGTGGTTTTCGCCTCGCCAACCTCGCCGCTTGCTCATGGTCCGGTCACCTTAGAACAGCTTGCTGCCGCACCGTGGATCCTGCGTGAACGCGGTTCTGGTACGCGGGAGATTGTCGACTATCTGTTACTGTCGCATCTGCCGAAGTTTGAGATGGCGATGGAGTTGGGAAACTCCGAGGCCATCAAACATGCTGTGCGTCACGGACTGGGGATTAGCTGCCTGTCGCGACGGGTGATTGAAGAGCAATTACAGGCTGGCTCTTTACGTGAAGTTGCTGTCCCGCTGCCGCGCCTGATGCGCACGCTGTGGCGTATTCATCATCGGCAAAAACACCTTTCCAACGCGTTAATGCGCTTTCTGGACTACTGCAATCCTGCCAATTTACCGCGTTAA
- the yeiB gene encoding DUF418 domain-containing protein YeiB — translation MERNVTLDFVRGVAILGILLLNISAFGLPKAAYLNPAWYGTITPQDAWSWAFLDLIGQVKFLTLFALLFGAGLQMLLPRGRRWIQSRLTLLVLLGFIHGLLFWDGDILLAYGLVGLISWRLVRDAPSVKSLFNTGVMLYLIGLGVLLLLGVISDSQTSRAWTPDASAILYEKYWKLHGGVEAISNRADGVGNSLLALGAQYGWQLAGMMLIGAALMRSGWLKGQYSLRHYRRTGFVLVAIGVMINLPAIALQWRLDWAYRWCAFLLQMPRELSAPFQAIGYASLLFGFWPQLSRFKLVLAIACVGRMALTNYLLQTLICTTLFYHLGLFMQFDRLELLVFVIPVWLANILFSVIWLRYFRQGPVEWLWRQLTLRAAGPALSKTSR, via the coding sequence ATGGAGCGCAACGTCACGCTCGATTTTGTTCGCGGCGTCGCCATTCTGGGGATCCTGCTTCTCAACATCAGCGCCTTTGGACTCCCAAAGGCGGCTTATCTCAATCCCGCCTGGTACGGCACCATTACACCGCAGGATGCCTGGAGCTGGGCTTTTCTCGATCTTATCGGCCAGGTGAAATTCCTCACGCTTTTTGCGTTGCTGTTTGGTGCCGGTCTGCAAATGTTGCTGCCGCGTGGCAGACGTTGGATCCAGTCACGTCTAACACTGCTGGTCTTGCTGGGCTTTATTCACGGTTTATTATTCTGGGACGGCGATATCCTGCTGGCTTACGGGTTGGTGGGCTTAATCAGTTGGCGACTGGTGCGCGATGCGCCATCGGTAAAAAGCCTGTTTAACACCGGCGTCATGCTTTATCTGATAGGGCTTGGTGTTTTGCTGTTGTTGGGGGTGATTTCCGATAGCCAGACCAGCCGTGCCTGGACACCGGATGCATCCGCCATTTTGTATGAAAAATACTGGAAACTTCACGGCGGCGTTGAAGCTATCAGTAACCGCGCCGACGGGGTAGGGAACAGTTTGCTGGCCCTGGGAGCGCAGTATGGCTGGCAACTGGCGGGGATGATGTTGATTGGCGCGGCATTGATGCGTAGTGGTTGGCTGAAAGGGCAGTACAGCCTGCGCCACTATCGCCGTACCGGTTTTGTGCTGGTGGCAATTGGGGTGATGATTAATCTTCCTGCTATCGCACTACAATGGCGGCTGGACTGGGCATATCGCTGGTGCGCCTTCTTACTCCAGATGCCACGAGAACTGAGTGCGCCATTTCAGGCGATTGGCTATGCCTCGTTACTGTTCGGCTTTTGGCCGCAATTAAGCCGCTTTAAGCTGGTGCTGGCGATTGCTTGCGTTGGGCGGATGGCGCTGACCAACTACCTGCTGCAAACGCTGATTTGTACCACACTGTTTTACCACCTCGGTTTGTTTATGCAGTTTGACCGTCTGGAACTGCTGGTGTTTGTTATTCCAGTATGGCTGGCGAATATTCTCTTCTCTGTTATCTGGTTGCGTTACTTCCGCCAGGGGCCGGTAGAATGGTTATGGCGTCAGTTAACCTTGCGCGCTGCCGGACCTGCATTATCCAAAACATCCAGATAA
- the cirA gene encoding catecholate siderophore receptor CirA: MFRLNPFVRVGLCLSAISCAWPVLAVDDDGETMVVTASSVEQNLKDAPASISVITQEDLQRKPVQNLKDVLKEVPGVQLTNEGDNRKGVSIRGLDSSYTLILVDGKRVNSRNAVFRHNDFDLNWIPVDSIERIEVVRGPMSSLYGSDALGGVVNIITKKIGQKWSGTVTVDTTIQEHRDRGDTYNGQFFTSGPLIDGVLGMKAYGSLAKREKDDPQNSTTTDSGETPRIEGFSSRDGNVEFAWTPNQNHDFTAGYGFDRQDRDSDSLDKNRLERQNYSVSHNGRWDYGTSELKYYGEKVENKNPGNSSPITSESNTVDGKYTLPLTAINQFVTVGGEWRHDKLSDAVNLTGGTSTKTSASQYALFVEDEWRIFEPLALTTGVRMDDHETYGDHWSPRAYLVYNATDTVTVKGGWATAFKAPSLLQLSPDWTTNSCRGACKIVGSPDLKPETSESWELGLYYMGEEGWLEGVESSVTVFRNDVKDRISISRTSDVNAAPGYQNFVGFETGANGRRVPVFSYYNVNKARIQGVETELKIPFSDEWKLSLNYTYNDGRDVSNGENKPLSDLPFHTANGTLDWKPLVLEDWSFYVSAHYTGQKRADSDTAKTPGGYTIWNTGAAWQVTKDVKLRAGVLNLTDKDLSRDDYSYNEDGRRYFMAVDYRF, from the coding sequence ATGTTTAGGTTGAACCCCTTCGTACGGGTCGGGCTGTGTTTGTCCGCGATTTCTTGTGCATGGCCTGTGTTAGCGGTTGATGATGATGGCGAAACGATGGTTGTCACCGCCTCTTCCGTTGAACAAAACCTCAAAGACGCACCTGCCAGTATCAGCGTCATTACCCAGGAAGACTTGCAGCGTAAACCGGTACAGAACCTGAAAGATGTCCTCAAAGAAGTGCCAGGCGTACAACTGACTAACGAAGGGGACAATCGCAAGGGCGTCAGCATTCGTGGTCTGGACAGCAGCTATACCCTGATTCTTGTCGATGGTAAACGCGTGAACTCCCGCAATGCTGTCTTCCGTCATAATGACTTCGATCTGAATTGGATCCCGGTTGATTCCATCGAACGTATTGAAGTGGTACGTGGCCCGATGTCCTCGTTATATGGTTCTGATGCGCTCGGCGGCGTGGTCAACATTATCACCAAAAAAATTGGCCAGAAATGGTCAGGAACCGTTACGGTCGATACCACCATTCAGGAACATCGCGATCGCGGCGACACCTACAACGGTCAGTTTTTTACCAGTGGGCCACTAATTGACGGCGTGCTGGGAATGAAAGCCTACGGCAGCCTGGCGAAACGTGAAAAGGATGACCCGCAGAACTCAACCACCACCGATAGCGGAGAAACGCCGCGCATTGAAGGATTCTCCAGCCGCGATGGCAATGTCGAATTTGCCTGGACGCCGAATCAAAATCACGATTTTACCGCTGGTTACGGTTTCGACCGTCAGGATCGTGATTCCGACTCGCTGGACAAAAACCGCCTGGAACGCCAGAACTACTCTGTCAGCCATAATGGTCGCTGGGATTATGGCACCAGTGAGCTGAAATACTATGGCGAGAAAGTCGAAAACAAAAACCCTGGTAACAGCAGCCCGATTACCTCAGAAAGTAATACTGTTGATGGCAAATACACGTTACCGCTGACGGCGATTAATCAGTTTGTCACGGTCGGCGGTGAATGGCGTCACGACAAACTTAGCGATGCGGTAAACCTGACCGGCGGCACCAGCACCAAAACATCTGCCAGCCAGTATGCACTGTTTGTGGAAGACGAATGGCGGATCTTCGAGCCGCTGGCGCTGACGACCGGCGTGCGTATGGACGATCACGAAACCTACGGCGATCACTGGAGCCCGCGTGCCTATCTGGTCTATAACGCCACCGATACCGTAACGGTGAAAGGCGGCTGGGCGACGGCTTTTAAAGCACCTTCTTTACTGCAACTTAGCCCTGACTGGACGACTAATTCCTGCCGTGGCGCATGTAAGATTGTTGGTAGCCCGGATCTGAAGCCAGAAACCAGCGAAAGTTGGGAGCTGGGGCTTTACTACATGGGGGAAGAAGGCTGGCTGGAAGGCGTTGAATCCAGCGTGACTGTTTTCCGTAACGATGTGAAAGATCGCATCAGTATCAGCCGCACGTCCGACGTCAACGCTGCACCGGGCTACCAGAACTTTGTAGGTTTTGAAACCGGGGCTAATGGTCGACGTGTACCGGTATTCAGCTACTACAACGTTAACAAAGCGCGCATTCAGGGCGTGGAAACCGAGTTGAAAATCCCGTTCAGTGACGAATGGAAACTGTCACTCAACTACACCTATAACGATGGTCGTGATGTCAGCAATGGTGAAAACAAACCGCTTTCCGATCTGCCGTTCCATACCGCCAACGGTACGCTGGACTGGAAACCACTGGTGCTGGAAGACTGGTCATTCTATGTTTCTGCTCATTATACCGGGCAGAAACGTGCCGATAGCGATACGGCTAAAACGCCGGGTGGCTATACGATCTGGAATACCGGTGCGGCATGGCAGGTGACCAAAGACGTCAAACTGCGCGCGGGCGTGCTGAACCTGACAGATAAAGATCTCAGCCGTGATGACTACAGCTATAACGAAGACGGACGTCGTTACTTTATGGCGGTGGATTATCGCTTCTGA